The Setaria viridis chromosome 2, Setaria_viridis_v4.0, whole genome shotgun sequence DNA window GAGGgagcggtgccggcggcgaagCACGAGAAGGGAGAAAGGGGCGGCGGTGGATAAGGAGCAGGGGGATGCGGCTGCGGCGTCGGAGGCGGCCGGGGAAAAGGCAACCTTTTTCTTTAGCGCCACCGCTCCCGCCGGAAAGACCATCACCCTGGTGAGCTCGGAGGGGAAGCCGTTCAAGGtgtcggaggaggcggcgcggctgtCGACGGACCTCGCCGACATGGTCGACAACGGCTGCGCCGGCGGCAACATCCCGCTATCCAACGTCACCTCCAGGGCCCTCGCCACGGTGATCAAGTACTGCGAcaagcacgccgccgccgccgccatggccgactCCGACCACGGCGCCGCGGagggaagcagcagcagcgtcaACGCCGCGGCATCCGAGACGACGCTGGCAGAGGGGGACCGCAAGCTCGTCGACAAGCTCACCATGGGCGCCCTCTTagacctcctcctcgccgccaacTTCCTCGACATCAAGGGGCTCCTCGGAGCAGCCAGCGACAAGGTCGCCGACATGATCAAGAGCAAGACACCCGCGCAGGTCCGCACGATCTTCGGCATCGCCAACGACTTCaccccggaggaggaggcggagatccGCAAGGAGAGCCCCTGGGCTTACGAGGACGAGGAGCCTTGGTTTGGAAGACATTGCTGCGCCAACATTTCACTGGATGTGCCGATCTAGCGGTTCAGTTCTACTGCCTCCTTTCTGACTAATGTCCTAGTGGTTGCTTCGTACTCGTATTGCCTCGGATCAATGGGTTCAGATGGACTCTGCAGAACCTTTTCATTTCCTCCTGTCGAAGAACAAATCGAATGTGTGGTGGAATTTTTGACTTGCCTGCCATTTCTGATCAGTCACCTGAACTACACCTCTGTTGCATGTGTTCTAATTTTTAGGCTAGCACTCTTGATATGCTTGCATGAGTTGAAATACGACCCTGAAATGCTCGTCACATATGCTCAGCACGACAGCACATGCAATTATGCAAATGGTGGTGGCATGATTAAATTATCCGTATTTACATGCTTGCATCAAGCTGTAGTGAGTTTGGTCCTAATTCATTCGGCTCCCGTGCTCCTCGAACTACATTCAGTTCAGTCAAACAATGGGAAGGTTGCTGTGCGTCTTTTTCAACCTCATCCTCGACACCACGAAAAAGAAGTTTTCCTAAGACACATGCGGTCTCTTAAACCATCTGACGACACCAAATGGATAATCCTAGGGGATTTCAATTTAATCTACCGTGCAAGAGATAAAAATAATACGAACATCAACCGGCGGCTCATGAACAGTTTCAGAAACACCATTAACTTCTGCGGCTTAAAGGAACTAAACTTGCAAAATAGGAGATTCACATGGAGCAATGAACGAAGGTCACCAACACTAGTCCGCCTGGACAGAGTCTTCTGCAACCAAAACTGGGACCTCCGATTCGATAATTGTCTGTTACACGCGCTATCATCATCCCACTCTGATCACTGTCCCCTGCTGCTAACCAATCACGCCACTATACGCCGACCTGCAACCTTCAAATTCGAAAACTTCTGGGTACGATTGCCACACTTCCAAGAGATAGTCTCCACGGCCTGGAACACACCGACTCATCATACGGAACCTTTCCATAGGCTGGGCCATAAGCTTTATGTCACGTCGCAGGCGTTGCAGCGCTGGAGTAGATCAATGCTTTCAGATACACGTATGAAGATGCACATGGCTCAGGAGGTGATTCTACGTCTAGATGAGGCACAGGATACCCGCGCGCTGTCTTCGGCAGAAACGCAGCTACGGGGCAAACTGAAGCAGAGGCTCATGGGGTGGGCCGTCATAGAGAGAGCCAGGAAAAAACAATGCTCCAGAGTCACTTATCTAAAAGAAGGAGATGCCAACACAAGATTTTTCCATCTTAAAGCAAACGGCAGGAGAAGGAAAAACTTCATTCAGAAATTACGTCAGGACAACGGCTGGGCATTTACCCATAACGACAAACTACAGATCGTACAAGACCATTTCCAAAAGATTATGCAGGAACCGCCACGCAGGACGCTCGACCTAAACTGGCCAGCTCTTGCTCTCCCGACAGTCGATCTGTCGATGCTCGACAACCCTTTCACTGAAGATGAGATCCGGCGGGCCGTCTCGCAAATGCCAAAAAACAAAGCGCCCGGACCAGACGGCTTCACAGGCCTTTTCTTCACCACCTGCTGGGAGACTATCAAAGGTGACCTCATGGCGGTGATATCCTCCTTCTTTAACTCTCGCTGCGCCGATCTCAACCTTCTGAATAAAGCCACAATTATTCTTATACCCAAAAAGGAAGGGGCGGAGTGCATCGCAGACTACAGGCCCATTAGTCTAATACACGCCATCGCGAAGATCATAACAAAGACCTTTGCCCTGCGCCTTGCTCCTCTCATGAACAAACTAGTCTCACCTTGCCAAAGTGCCTTCATAAAAGGACGAAGCATCCACGATAACTTCCTGTACGTCCAAAACCTAGCACGCCGCTTCCACCGACGTAATCAACCGACCTTGCTTATGAAACTTGATATATCCAAGGCTTTCGACTCGGTACGATGGGACTACCTACTCACCATGATGCAACACAGAGGCCTCCCACCAAAATGGAGAGACTGGATCGCAGCCATCCTCACCACGTCAACATCACGAATTTCTCTAAATGGATTCCCGCTGGACCACATACAACACGGGAGAGGACTCCGTCAGGGCGACCCCCTATCGCCGCTCCTTTTCATCCTAGCGATTGACCCCCTACAGTACCTGCTATCGGCCGCCACAGAAAAGAGGCTGCTTCAAAAACTAAATAACCATGCAACATTTATGAGAACATCCATGTATGCCGATGACGCCGTGATCTTTGTGAAACCTTCCACACGTGACATCACAAACTTGAAGACTCTCCTTCAAAATTTCGGGGAAGCGATGGGGCTCAGAACGAACATCGAAAAAACGAGTGTCACACCGATCAGCTGCTCCCACGCTATCTTTCAGGAACTGCTCAGCGACCTCCCGGTCGCACAGAGGAACTTCCCGATAAAATACCTAGGCCTCCCTCTAACGGTAGAACGCCTACGCCACATAGATTTCCAGCCTCTGATCGACAAAGTGGCGAGCAAACTCTCAAAATGGAAGGGTAGAAATCTCACACAAGCCGGCCGACTATGCCTCACCAAGTCTGTCCTATCCTCACAACCCGTCTACACGCTGACGGCCCTCAAAACGCCCAAAGAAGTACTAGAGGacatcgacaaaatcagaaaaCGCTTCCTATGGGCGGGAGACAAAGAACTTACTGGAGGCAAATGCAAAATCAACTGGACGAGGACAACTCTACCGAAAAAACATGGCGGCGTCGGAATCCTTGACCTCCATAAATTCGCAAGAGCGCTACGCCTTAGATGGTTATGGCATGCATGGGCTTCCCCAGATAAGACGTGGGTTGGAACCGAAACACCCTGTGACGATAGAGATAGACTGCTTTTCGCTGCATGTACGACGATCAAACTCGGCAATGGGGCCAAAACACGCTTCTGGCAAGATGCGTGGGTCGCAGGGAGGCGACCAAAGGACATCGCTCCCCATCTTTACGCGAaaaccaaaaggaaaaagaaaacagtacGGGAGGCCTTCCACCATACCAGCTGGATCAGAGATTTACAACACAGAACAGGCTTTACAAACACCCTATTCAGCGAATTCGTAACCTTATGGCCTCTAATCCAACAGTACCAGCTAAATTCGGGCCAGGAGGACGAAATCACATGGAATTTCACCCAGAGCGGTCAGTACACCTCAGCTTCAGCATACAAGGCCCAACTACTAGGTAGCGTCAAGACGCCAAACCTGGCAACGGTGTGGCAAGCCTGGGCACCGGCAAAATGCAAAGTCTTTGCCTGGCTGATTCTCCAAAACAGGGTTTGGACTTCGGACAGATTAGCAAAGCGGGGCTGGGACCATACCCCTACTTGCACCCTATGCCACTGCACGATGGAGACGGCGCATCACCTCCTCGCCGAATGCAAATATACAAAACAAATCTGGAAGCTCATAGCCCAATGGCTATCACAAGGAAGCCTACAACTGGATCAATGGAAACACAGTACAAGGGCCATTGATTGGTGGATCGACATCACATCAACACCAGAGACCCCACATAAAGCGTGCAGAAGCCTAACCCTACTGATTATGTGGGAGTTATGGAACGAACGAAACTCCCGCATCTTCCGCCACAAGGGTTCACCGACAACATCACTAATGGCAAAAATCAAATCCTCAGCTAATATGTGGCTAGCAGCGGGAGCGAGAGACCTAGCGGCCCTGCTACCGTAAACACACCTCTCTGATGCCCCAACGCCGcttttcccttttccttttccttttccttttcctttcttttattttcttgaccGCTCCGCCGGTTGTATCTCCtctatatcaatgaaataggcacactctCGTGCCCTTTCCGTTCAAAAAATCCTCGACGCCacgcacaagaacaaggacaaTACAAATCGTAGAAATCTAGGGTGTTTTCGGAGGTTCATTGATGATTTGCAACTCAAGGATGCGTACCTCCATGGCCGTCGCTACACGTGGAGCAACGAAAGAGCGGACCCAACCATGACGAAGTTAGACACAGTTCTGGTCTCTGTTAGAATGGGAGATGAAATTCCCATACGCCTTCCTGCAAGCTCTTTCATCTAACATCTCCGATCATTGCCCACTTCTCTTAGCGACCAATGCGAGTTTCAGTGTCAAGAGACGCTTCCATTTCGAGGCGTGGTGGCTAAAACTACCTGGGTACATGGATGCGGTCACACAAGGTTGGACATGTCCTCCACTCATCTCTGACCCTTTCACCAGAATCGACATCAAACTAAAGAACACAGCGCGGGAGCTAAAAAGTTGGAGCCAACGCAGCGTCGGCCAGATCAAAACCCAATTGCTGGTTGCCAAGACATTGATCTTGTGGCTGGACAGAGCACAGGAAGAGAGACAGCTCACCGTGGAGGAGAGCAAGTTGAGGAAAGAGATTAAGTGTAAAGTGCTTGGACTGTCATCACTTGAAAGAACCATGGCAAGATTGCGATCAAGAATGATTCACCTTCGGGATGGTGATGCTAACACAAAGCTATTTCATATGCAGTCAAGCCATCATACCAAAAAGAAGTTTATTGGCAAGTTGGAATATGAAGGTGCCATGGCGTTCGCgcacgaggagaaggaagatgtgCTGTTCAGGTATTTCACTGAGATCATGGGCACAGCTGTGCGAAGCGAAACCATCGACCTGACTGTCTTGGGCATTCAACCGGCAATCCTGGACCATTTGGAGATGCCCTTCTCTGAGGATGAAATTTGGAACACCATCAAAACACTGCCCAACGAGAAATCGCCTGGGCCCGATGGTTTCACTTCTGAATTTTACAAGTCCGCATGGCCGATTATCAGAGCTGACATAGTAGCAGCATTCAACGCTTTTTACAGAGGCAGCTGCCGTCAGTTACACAAGATAAACGGAGCGTTGATCACACTGTTACCCAAACGGCAAGATGTCAGGGCGCCGGGTGACTACAGGCCCATAAGCCTCATTCACAGTTTTGCAAAGCTTGTTGCAAAGCTCCTGGCAAACCGGCTGGCCCCTAAACTAAATCAACTAATCGATGTAAACCAAAGTGCATTTATCAAGAAGCGCTCAATTCATGACAATTTCAAGTTTGTTGAGCAAGCGGCCAGAACACTACACCGCAAGAAGAAACCTTCACTGCTTCTCAAGTTGGATATCTCCAAAGCCTTTGACACAGTATGCTGGCCATTCCTCTTGCAAGTCTCGCAAGCCATGGGTTTTGGACTTAAATGGAGTGATTGGATTTCAGCTTTGATCTCCACGGCAACGGCAAGAGTGCTTCTCAATGGCATGGACGCACTATTCGCAACGCTAGGGGTTTAAGACAGGCAATCCGTTATCCCCGATGCTGTTCATACTGACGATGGAGGTTCTACATCGCCTACTGAAGAAAGCGGTGCAGGAGGGCGTGCTAACAACGCTGCAGACACTGCTATCCACCACCAGTGCTCCATCTATGCCGACGACGTCATGCTGTTTGCAGCACCACATGTTCAGGACATAACAACGATCAAAGAAGTGCTGCAATTCTTCAGGAATGCATCAGGGCTTCACACCAACCTGCAGAAGAGCTTGATAGCACCGATAGCTTGCTCAGAGGAACAAGTTCACAGGATCAAGGACATCCTGCCAGCCCCAGTTTCTGAGTTCCCAATCCAATATTTGGGCCTACCGCTGACAGTCACTCGCCTGAAGAAGTCCCATTTCTAGCCTCTGATCGACAAGGTGTCTGCCAGTATACCAACCTGGAAGGCACCTTTGATGAACAAGGCCGGCAGACTGACCACTGTCAAAGTGATCATGAGCTCCATGTGTGTGCACACTTTCATCTCACTCAAAGTGCCAGATTGGGTGTTCCAAGAAATAGACAAGCGGCATCGAGGATTCCTTTGGGCAGGTAAAAACAAAGCTCATGGTGGGCAATGCTTGGTTGCATGGCCATCAGTCTGCAGACCGACTGAATTTTGGGGGCTTAGCATTCTTGATCTTCGCATTGCCTCTTTCTCCTTGAGAATGCGATGGTTATGGCTGCAAAAAACTGATTCCAACAGGCCCTAGAGATACATGCAACTTGATTTCGGGCAAGATCACATTCTGCAACAGTTGTTCCAGGCGTGCATTGAGGTGCACCTGGGAGATGGAAATTTAGAACTATTTTGGACAAACAAATGGTTGGGTCATTCATCGCTATGCATCATTGCACCGGAGCTATGCAACTTGATCAGACCAAGAATCAAACGCAGACAAACAGTGGCCCAATCTCTACAACACAAGCAATGGATTCAAGACATTGCCGGACGGTTAACAGTAACCGCCCTTTCTGAATATGTTGCTCTCTGGCACGCCCTGCAAGGGATTCAGCTAAGCGCAGGCGTAGAAGACACCATCACTTGGAAATGGGATATCTCCGGCACATATTTGGCGAGATCAGCATACAAGGTGTTCTTCAAGACTGCTATCACATTCGCCGCAGCTGCACCTATCTGGAAAGTGTGGGCACCGCTCAAAGTGAAGTTTTTCATGTGGCTTGCGGTCAAGGATCGGTTGTGGACGACGGACAGGAGACAACAACGCGGATTGCAAGATCAAGCTGCTTGTGCACTGTGCGAGCAAGAACTGGAGACTGCAGATCATCTGTTCTCCAAATGCTCTTACACGCACGAGGTCAGCAGCTTCCTGAACATTCAAAATGACGCTCCACCACAAGGGGTCTCCCTACTTGATTGGTGGCTTCAGAAGAGAAGGGGCATGAACGCTCTCAAAAGAAAAGGCTTGGACTCCGCTTTCATACTAATCTCGTGGAAACTATGGAAGGAACGCAATGATCGGGTGTTCAGTCGATCGCCGGACAAGAGCGTTGGACGTTTGGTCAGTGAGATTTCAGAAGAGGGGCAGCTCTGGTGTGCTTTGGGCACAAAATATCTTGCCTCTCTAGGTTGGCCGACGTCGGTTGGTTTGTTTGGCCAAGCATAGTTGTCTCCTGCAGTTCCTAATCGGCTATTTGGTTGTTTACATTTTCGTGCAATCTCTTATTTGTGTCAATTCGTGTGCGTGTGCCTGGTTAACCCGTGTTGTACGTTGTaacttttcttcttaatacaaaaaTACACAGCTCTCATGCGTATTCTCAAAAAAATTCTGAAACTTATTCGGGAATAGCACTCCACTCCCTTATTATTTATGCTCTGCATCTTTCAGTTCAGTAGTTCTTGGTGCATGATTTAGCAACAAGTCAATAATTGGGGAAATATGTGTTCCATTATGCTTGTTTGCCGTTGTTTTCAGAAAAAGTTTTATGATGCGTCGTGGGGTATCTACCTATAAGATTTCAATAACAAAATGGCCTGAAATAAGTGACAACTTACTCTGCATCCTCTTTATCTTTGTATGATTGTATTTGATTCACAGTGAActatttcttttctctccttttcatttCGGCATCATGTACTCTTAACAGAGGCGAGGAGCAAGTCATCCACATAGAACACTTTCAACTTGATGGCCCACAGCAGCAGTGAGTATATCTTATCAAGAGACAAGGTAAAACGTGCCAGAATGACTGTTTTTAAATTTTCCCCGTTGTTCTTTctggaaaaattaaaaaaaaagaatgaaatggCCACGCGTAGTAACAGTAGGCCCACAAAAATCTCGAGGATCCTACAGAAGCCCAATTAGGCCTGAAAATGGTGCTCGTTTCCCCCGTTCGGGCCACACCAGTGTCGTCGGAACGAAGAAACGAACCATTTCGGCCCAGAGCCCAAGACCACACGACCCCCCTTCTTGAGGTCGAAGAAATGGAATGGCTGGTGCCAGTGTGCCACCGTGCCAGCCACGCCTCTCCCCGGTCCCCGCCTCCCCGGGCGCCCTGAACCCGTGGAGCGCGCGCGCATAAAGcagcgcca harbors:
- the LOC117844483 gene encoding SKP1-like protein 1B → MDGSDQRSGGGGEGSDGGGEGRQGATAAAEEKGATAEGKGKKRETAAGEKGATAEWGRKGNGVTVSGEEKAATVEEKGPDPRRERCRRRSTRREKGAAVDKEQGDAAAASEAAGEKATFFFSATAPAGKTITLVSSEGKPFKVSEEAARLSTDLADMVDNGCAGGNIPLSNVTSRALATVIKYCDKHAAAAAMADSDHGAAEGSSSSVNAAASETTLAEGDRKLVDKLTMGALLDLLLAANFLDIKGLLGAASDKVADMIKSKTPAQVRTIFGIANDFTPEEEAEIRKESPWAYEDEEPWFGRHCCANISLDVPI